The Pseudomonadales bacterium nucleotide sequence CGCATATTAATACTGCACAGTATCAAGCTATGTACCAGGCCTCATTGGAGCAGCCAGACACATTTTGGCGCCAGCAGGCCGAGCAATTTCTGCACTGGCAAACGCCTTATCAAAGCTTAAGCCAAAGTGATTTTAGTCGAGGCGAAGCGGCATGGTTTATCGGTGGCAAACTGAATGTCAGCGAAAACTGTATTGATAAACATTTACCCGCCCTTGCCGAGCAAACTGCAATCATCTGGGAAGGCGATGAACCTACAGACAGCCAGCAGGTCAGCTACCAACAGCTACACGATGAGGTTTGTCGACTCGCCAATGGTTTGAAACAGCGCGGCGTCAAGAAAGGTGATCGGGTTTGTATATACATGCCGATGATTGTCGAGGCCGCTTATGCCATGCTGGCCTGCACACGCATTGGTGCGGTGCACTCGGTGGTATTTGGCGGCTTTTCACCCGAGGCTTTAAAAGACCGTATTCTAGATGCTGATTGCCAGCTGCTAATTACCGCCGACGAAGGCGTGCGCGGCGGCAAACGGATTCCATTGAAAGCCAATGCTGATAAAGCCCTCGCCGCTTGTCCAAATGTGCACAGCTGTATTGTAGTAAAGCGCACCGGCGCCGAAATACACTGGCAAGACGCACG carries:
- a CDS encoding AMP-binding protein; this encodes MPHIQPTAHINTAQYQAMYQASLEQPDTFWRQQAEQFLHWQTPYQSLSQSDFSRGEAAWFIGGKLNVSENCIDKHLPALAEQTAIIWEGDEPTDSQQVSYQQLHDEVCRLANGLKQRGVKKGDRVCIYMPMIVEAAYAMLACTRIGAVHSVVFGGFSPEALKDRILDADCQLLITADEGVRGGKRIPLKANADKALAACPNVHSCIVVKRTGAEIHWQDARDVWYHDLTQAQPAHCPAEAMDSEDPLFILYTSGSTGKPKGVLHSTAGYLLQSAMSHKYTFDYQPGEVY